TAGAGTTTTATCGAAAATTAACGATAAAGATTTTATGTTAACCTTATTTGACGAAATAAATCATCTTCAATATCTGCAAAAGGAAGAACCGAGTGTATCGCCTTCAATTATGAAAGGGATCACAGTATACAAGGAATATGATAATAAGATCAATGAATTATCCGTAATATACGATAAAACTACAGTTGAAGAATTAGCAAAAATGCTTGAAATTATGTTAAAGCGCAATGAAACATATCAAAAGCACGATTTAACGGAAAAGGAACAGATTACTTTCACCGAAGAAGAGCTCGTCATTGATGTTCTAAAAAAATTGAAGCCAACTAAAGTCGCCGAAATTTTAGAAATGATGAGTGAGAACACAAGGATTACACTTTCAAAAAAGTTATTAAAATAAATTTGTAATTGAAAGGAGGTGAGAAAATGATAAATAATGTAATGAACATAACTCATTTACTGAATGGTAAAAATGTAGCGACGAAGGATCAGAAGCTGGAAAAAGGAACTTTAGGATTTGCAGAAACCTTTAAAAGGGAGCAGGAAAGTCTGCGTTTAAAAACTCAAAATCCTTTAGAAAAAAAATATGCAAGCAACCTATCTATTGCTAAAAATACTGAAACTACACCAATTGCTAACGCTGTAGATCCAAAGAATACTTCTGCAAGTAATAGTAAAACATCAACTGAGGTTGCAGTGAAAGAACCCTCTCTTAATGCAGGAAAAAAAGAAATGAGTGGTGAAGCAATCAATAAAGAGGATCTAGAACACGAAGACATGGAAGAATTAACAACTGTTAAAAGTGATCTAAGTCATCTTTTTGAATTGCTACAAGGCTTAATAACCATAGTTTCTGAAGAAGTTGAGGAAAGCATTGGTGATGACTTGAAATTCCAGCTAGAGAACATGGGCATAGAAGATCTAAGCAATTTGAAAGAAGAGCTTAATATGATTTTAAGTTCCTTAAGTACTGGAATTGATCAAAATATAGAGCCGATCTTTGAAGATGTTCATACAATGCTTGACAAATTAATTAATGAAGTCAATTTATTAAAAGAAGAAGGTGCGCCTTTAAACGAAGAAACTGTCCGTGATGCTATGAACATTATGGCAGACATACAATCCGTTATAGAGGCTTTACCAAAAGAATTAGCTTCTATGAAAAATCATTGGGATCAGAGAGCAAATGTAGAGACAAAGGTAAGTGTCATTGATAAAGAACTAAAAATTGAGGATAGTATCACGATGGAAAACGTAGAAATTAATGAAAATACTTCCAATACCAAAGCTAAGAATTTTGAGAAATTAACTACTGAAAATAGCGATGAAAGTGAAGATTTTCTAAATCCATCTACTACAGAAGATATAGAGTTTAGTTCTAATTTGATACAAATTCAGCAAGATAAAGTGGATTCAAAAATAACTGTTCCTGTTGCTAAAACTGAAATTCTAGAACCGAAGCAGTTTATAAATGAGATCGGGCACAAAGCAGGTGCCTTCTTATCGAAAGATAAAAATGAAATGCACATACAGCTTGCGCCGGAACATTTGGGTAAAGTTTCTATCAAAATAGGATTAAACGAAGGAACGCTTACGGGAAAGATTTATGCAGAAAACTTCTCGGTAAAAGAGATTATTGAGGCAAACTTAAACCAATTGAAAAACGCATTAGAAGAGCAAGGCCTAAATATTGCAGGCTTAGAGGTGCATGTTGGTGATGACTCTAAAAACTTCGAAAGAAATCTATACCAATCTAGAATGGGCAGTAGGCAAACAGCAAAGAGTATTGGAGAGATATCAAGCACTGCTCTTGCAGCTTTAGAGCAAGGTACAGAGGATGTAAATCCATATTTAATAACCGGTCAGTTCGATGGCCTAGCTTAGGAGGGATATAATGTCGGATATTTCAAAAGTAAATGATACCACCCATAAATACCGTGATTACAGCGGAAACCAGGAAAAGAAGCAAACGGATGCTTTGGGGAAAGATGCGTTTTTAAATCTTCTAGTAACACAATTAAAAAATCAAGACCCTTTAAATCCAATGGATGATAGAGATTTCATTGCTCAAATGGCTCAATTCAGTTCTTTGGAGCAGATGCAAAATTTAAACACAACACTTACAAATACGCAATCTTCTATTATGGAACATATTACACAGATGAACAATAACTTTGTGAAGAG
Above is a genomic segment from Alkaliphilus oremlandii OhILAs containing:
- a CDS encoding flagellar hook-length control protein FliK; translated protein: MINNVMNITHLLNGKNVATKDQKLEKGTLGFAETFKREQESLRLKTQNPLEKKYASNLSIAKNTETTPIANAVDPKNTSASNSKTSTEVAVKEPSLNAGKKEMSGEAINKEDLEHEDMEELTTVKSDLSHLFELLQGLITIVSEEVEESIGDDLKFQLENMGIEDLSNLKEELNMILSSLSTGIDQNIEPIFEDVHTMLDKLINEVNLLKEEGAPLNEETVRDAMNIMADIQSVIEALPKELASMKNHWDQRANVETKVSVIDKELKIEDSITMENVEINENTSNTKAKNFEKLTTENSDESEDFLNPSTTEDIEFSSNLIQIQQDKVDSKITVPVAKTEILEPKQFINEIGHKAGAFLSKDKNEMHIQLAPEHLGKVSIKIGLNEGTLTGKIYAENFSVKEIIEANLNQLKNALEEQGLNIAGLEVHVGDDSKNFERNLYQSRMGSRQTAKSIGEISSTALAALEQGTEDVNPYLITGQFDGLA
- a CDS encoding flagellar hook assembly protein FlgD, whose translation is MSDISKVNDTTHKYRDYSGNQEKKQTDALGKDAFLNLLVTQLKNQDPLNPMDDRDFIAQMAQFSSLEQMQNLNTTLTNTQSSIMEHITQMNNNFVKSQTNIVDQLVKINEGLRKLTGENPEVPEVPKEGDKVEEGTDKIKP